DNA from Scheffersomyces stipitis CBS 6054 chromosome 1, whole genome shotgun sequence:
TGTATCCTTGTGTAAAAAATTTTAACAAAGCCATTCATTGTATCATAAATCCATATTCTCCATGCACTCTGGACCCTGGATATCTGTGATCGTACGCTGATCGTTTCAGCCTCCTGGTGTTGTCTGCTGCTCGCGGCATTAGCCAACCTCCACAAACGTGAACTTCAGCTACTAATTCGTATTTTGCCTAAAACATCACCTTCGACCGTGTTTGAGGCGTTCTAATGTGGAGTCACGTCAACGTCATACGTGTTTACACATATGGTACTGTCTGATGATACTCTAGATATGATGGTCCTAGGAAGTAGCTAGACTGTTCTAAGGAGTATGCTACAATTCTGTAGTCGGCCTTATTTTACATTTTCTAGTCGCAATAAGACCATATCCAGTATCTTTTAGATTAAGCTGGATTTGACTATATACAATATACCAATTCTCTTCATTTTTGTATCATATACAGCTTTTCAGTCTTACATGATAAGCTCTCTTGTTGCAATACTAAGAATGAGATTATCTGTACGATCAAAGCCACGAATTAAGATgtgaagatgttgaaatGAGGTGCTACACTATAATGATATTTGGTTAAAGAAGTAATCAACAGTCTCGGAATGATGATGTGCTATATGTTTACAACTATATGGTACAAGATATCATAATAAATGCTATTGTAATCAGAATAAACACTATTCTATATGCTTATGATCTAATGCCAAAATGTATAATTCTAGGATAAATAATTTAGTACCAATACTCGGACTTACAACTTGTACCTCAGTATTTGGGAAGGTTATGCTTGGCCGAGTCAGTTTCTATCGACTGCTGCTTTTGGGCATTGgccatcttcttgtagtaTGATCTCGTATGTCTCATGACCTTGCGCTCGTCTTCGGgatccttcttcaacggACTGTTGGAAATTTCTCCCAAGTTCACGTTGTGAGCAATCAACTCCTTCACCATTTTGTTCACCGGTGCCTTCAACTCTTCCTCTTGGTATTGGTACACATAGTTGCTTGGAAGAATGGCGTTGGGCATCATAGCCCGGCCAAGCTTGATTACTTCGTTGGCCCAGATAGTAATATCGCTCTGTGGTTTCTTGTAAGGAGCCCAGTTCTTTTTACACCCTTTTGTCAACTCCTTCATCACCTGGTCTGTTCCCCATGTTGGATTCCACAAGAActcttcgtcgttgttCAATCCAATTAAATGCGAGAAAATACCGGTAGTCAAGGCACCATCAGAGTAACCTCCTTCTAAAAAGGAAATCACTCTACCATCCGTATGGATCTTCGCTAATTTAACAACATCGTGAGTAAAAGTAGCATAAAACGACGTGGGAACATTGATTCCATGTCGCTGCATCTGGGGATTCTCATACTCCAGAGCATCAAAACCAGCAGAAATTGTAATCAACGGCTTGAAGGGCGGTGGTGCTACGGGCTTCTCAAGCGATTGTCCCTGGTACAAATGGGGCTTAagcaagaacttgttgtaTTTGGCTAGGTTGTTCAAGTAATCTTGATACTGTTGCTCGTATTGTTTCTTAGCTgtgttcaagaactggtTTGCTCGATTAAGAAGTGCCACATACTTGGTTTGATAATGCTTGTAGAATTCCTCTTCCTTGCTCCACTCCTGTAAATGGACATTCCAAATATTCAAGTCGTGGTCCATGATACAAGTAGAAGCgttcttgatgttttctTTGGTAGCATATCCCAACTCAGTGGGATATGACTTGATGTCATGCAACGAAAAATAGCCTACTTTTGGAAACGTAGCGAACCGTTTTCCGTAGTCATCTCTAGGATTTGACTTGGGATCGAtctcgtcatcttcgtcctGTCCGTAATCGCCTTGGAATCCAGCTCTTTCCCAGCAAATATCCTGAGAA
Protein-coding regions in this window:
- the HOS3 gene encoding histone deacetylase (Histone deacetylase HOS3); amino-acid sequence: MSLQETLSKHNDSEESLISQFETTLTIRPTANDDDEVKDITIDQSTVLHNNTFNYTRDQSIVDIDELEEEELISEQIPKFKTRRRYSLLPAHATKITTKNPGGLDGYYSHIGPKFEHILKPSPLIDQSLSNDSDKTLVILSPYSTEHAFGRKWVTKSYLSTIFERPQRLLASCIGVASALTMFPFHYKLINSTRRGSIFASHVRKIHGKNWPRKLFELCIESHDKLLNDTLEVPEDWNSGDIYVNPRTLNAIEGVIGTIETAVDSLYGGTNAEDVEDNHNLAFVVIRPPGHHSHACLPSGFCLLNNVQIGIEYAFERYGVTHCVILDIDLHHGDGSQDICWERAGFQGDYGQDEDDEIDPKSNPRDDYGKRFATFPKVGYFSLHDIKSYPTELGYATKENIKNASTCIMDHDLNIWNVHLQEWSKEEEFYKHYQTKYVALLNRANQFLNTAKKQYEQQYQDYLNNLAKYNKFLLKPHLYQGQSLEKPVAPPPFKPLITISAGFDASEYENPQMQRHGINVPTSFYATFTHDVVKLAKIHTDGRVISFLEGGYSDGALTTGIFSHLIGLNNDEEFLWNPTWGTDQVMKELTKGCKKNWAPYKKPQSDITIWANEVIKLGRAMMPNAILPSNYVYQYQEEELKAPVNKMVKELIAHNVNLGEISNSPLKKDPEDERKVMRHTRSYYKKMANAQKQQSIETDSAKHNLPKY